The following coding sequences lie in one Myxococcales bacterium genomic window:
- the cysD gene encoding sulfate adenylyltransferase subunit CysD, giving the protein MLPSERLTHLERLEAESIHIIREVAAEFDSPVMLYSIGKDSAVMLHLARKAFHPGPLPFPLLHIDTTWKFRDMITFRDQFCSSLGLDLRVHTNAQGLAEGINPFDHGSQKYTTVMKTQALLQALTAGGYDAAFGGARRDEERSRAKERIYSFRDRYGQWDPKNQRPELWNLYNAKLTKGESIRAFPLSNWTELDVWLYIHLEDIPIVPLYFAAERPVVERDGALIMVDDERMRLRPGEVPRTERVRFRTLGCYPLSGAIRSSATTLPEIIREMLLTKHSERQGRLIDFDEEGSMETKKREGYF; this is encoded by the coding sequence GTGCTCCCGAGCGAGCGCCTGACTCACCTCGAACGGCTCGAGGCGGAGAGCATCCACATCATCCGGGAGGTCGCTGCCGAGTTCGACAGCCCGGTGATGCTCTACAGCATCGGCAAGGACTCGGCCGTCATGCTGCATCTGGCACGCAAGGCGTTTCATCCGGGGCCGTTGCCCTTCCCGCTGCTGCACATCGACACGACCTGGAAGTTCCGGGACATGATCACGTTCCGGGACCAGTTCTGCTCGAGCCTCGGGCTCGATCTGCGTGTGCACACCAACGCACAGGGCCTAGCCGAGGGCATCAACCCGTTCGATCACGGCAGTCAGAAGTACACGACCGTGATGAAGACCCAGGCGCTCCTGCAGGCGCTGACGGCGGGCGGGTATGACGCGGCGTTCGGAGGGGCTCGCCGAGACGAGGAGCGCTCCCGCGCAAAAGAGCGCATCTATTCCTTCCGCGATCGTTACGGGCAGTGGGATCCGAAGAATCAGCGACCGGAGCTCTGGAACCTCTACAACGCCAAGCTCACCAAAGGGGAGAGCATCCGTGCCTTCCCGCTCTCGAACTGGACGGAGCTCGACGTCTGGCTCTACATCCACCTCGAAGACATCCCAATCGTGCCGCTCTACTTCGCCGCGGAGCGTCCTGTCGTGGAGCGCGACGGCGCGTTGATCATGGTCGACGACGAGCGCATGCGACTGCGTCCCGGTGAGGTGCCCCGTACGGAGCGGGTGCGCTTCCGCACGCTGGGCTGTTACCCGCTGTCCGGGGCAATTCGCTCCAGCGCGACGACCTTGCCCGAGATCATCCGCGAAATGCTGCTGACCAAACACTCCGAGCGGCAGGGTCGCTTGATCGATTTCGACGAAGAAGGGTCGATGGAGACCAAGAAGCGCGAAGGGTACTTCTGA
- a CDS encoding SUMF1/EgtB/PvdO family nonheme iron enzyme yields MAVAAFAASACAVSFDGYELARGDAAAGTGGLGGAGGAAGGGGGQAGVGGSVGGASGGAAGAGGAPTGGSGGATGGSGGATGGTGGATGGSGGATGGTGGATGGTGGATGGTGGATGGSGGATGGSGGVTGGTGGATGGSGGATGGTGGAPTCPSTPGTATMVLVPGPTKTLCIDNTEITQAQYSAFLGSSPPTTGQPQGCGTNSSFTPTCNYTPGSTPDKPVVCVDWCDAFAYCKAAGKRLCGAIGGGSVPPGSEADPNKSQWHFACSMNGQRSYPYGSLYSKFACVGLDNTNYYLPQNVGTQPVCQGGYSLIYDMSGNVSEWEDSCSTGGACAARGGHYLSSQSAIACAAIATFGRTTTDKSRGFRCCAD; encoded by the coding sequence GTGGCAGTTGCCGCGTTCGCAGCGAGCGCGTGCGCAGTCTCGTTCGACGGCTACGAGCTCGCTCGGGGTGATGCGGCAGCCGGCACTGGCGGACTTGGCGGGGCTGGAGGCGCTGCTGGGGGCGGAGGCGGTCAGGCCGGCGTCGGCGGCTCAGTTGGTGGCGCATCGGGCGGTGCGGCGGGAGCCGGAGGCGCGCCGACTGGAGGAAGCGGCGGTGCAACGGGCGGCAGCGGTGGCGCAACCGGCGGCACGGGCGGCGCAACCGGAGGCAGCGGCGGCGCAACCGGAGGCACGGGCGGCGCAACCGGAGGCACGGGCGGCGCAACCGGAGGCACGGGCGGCGCAACCGGCGGCAGTGGCGGTGCAACCGGCGGCAGTGGCGGCGTAACCGGAGGCACGGGCGGCGCAACCGGCGGCAGTGGCGGTGCAACCGGCGGCACGGGCGGCGCTCCGACCTGCCCGAGCACACCGGGAACGGCAACGATGGTGCTCGTGCCCGGTCCCACCAAGACCCTGTGCATCGACAACACAGAGATCACCCAAGCGCAGTACAGCGCGTTCCTCGGTTCGAGTCCGCCTACCACGGGTCAGCCCCAGGGCTGCGGGACGAACTCGAGCTTCACGCCAACCTGCAACTACACCCCGGGCAGCACGCCGGACAAACCGGTAGTCTGCGTGGACTGGTGTGATGCCTTCGCGTACTGCAAGGCGGCCGGCAAGCGCCTGTGCGGAGCCATTGGTGGCGGCTCCGTTCCGCCCGGCTCGGAGGCGGATCCGAACAAGAGCCAGTGGCACTTCGCGTGCAGCATGAACGGCCAACGGTCGTACCCCTACGGTTCGCTTTACTCCAAATTCGCTTGTGTTGGCCTGGACAACACCAACTACTACCTGCCGCAGAACGTCGGAACTCAACCGGTGTGTCAGGGAGGCTATTCACTGATCTACGACATGAGCGGAAACGTCTCCGAGTGGGAAGACTCGTGCTCCACGGGTGGGGCCTGCGCGGCGCGCGGCGGTCACTATCTCAGCTCGCAGTCAGCGATCGCCTGCGCTGCCATCGCCACATTTGGCCGCACGACGACCGACAAATCGCGTGGTTTTCGCTGCTGCGCAGACTGA
- a CDS encoding PEGA domain-containing protein, producing MRGLAVFIALALAAPGLGAQTRDPTAAEALFKAGREATTAGDYASACPKFRESNRLDPAPGTVLNLADCEEHLGHVATAWTLFREVTQRVPTTDERYAIAKQRAAALEPRLPKLNVVLAGGAPKGARVLRDGIELGPAAQGTALPVDPGPHTVVVEAPGYSRSETRVEAKERQTARVVVNAGARAPSATGDASDKPSSKRTWGWALGGVGAAGLAVGTITGMMVLGEKRRVDDNCDASKRCNQTGIDAVDRGRTFGTVSGASFIVGGLCLAGGAYLLLSGDERSPATALTISPGYIGAVRKF from the coding sequence ATGAGGGGCCTCGCCGTCTTCATCGCGCTAGCGCTCGCAGCTCCAGGGCTGGGCGCCCAGACGCGCGACCCAACTGCAGCCGAGGCGCTGTTCAAAGCAGGGCGTGAGGCGACCACAGCCGGAGACTACGCGAGCGCGTGTCCAAAATTTCGCGAGAGCAATCGACTCGATCCCGCGCCCGGCACGGTCCTGAACCTGGCCGACTGCGAGGAACACCTCGGGCACGTCGCAACGGCGTGGACGTTGTTCCGCGAGGTGACCCAGCGAGTCCCAACGACTGACGAGCGGTACGCCATTGCAAAACAACGCGCAGCCGCCCTCGAGCCGCGCCTGCCAAAGCTCAACGTCGTGTTGGCCGGAGGCGCGCCCAAGGGCGCGCGCGTCTTACGTGACGGCATCGAGCTCGGCCCCGCCGCCCAGGGCACCGCGTTACCCGTGGACCCGGGCCCTCACACCGTGGTGGTCGAAGCGCCGGGATATTCGCGTTCAGAAACGCGTGTCGAAGCCAAAGAGCGCCAGACGGCCCGCGTCGTCGTGAACGCCGGTGCAAGGGCTCCCAGCGCGACCGGGGATGCGTCGGACAAACCGAGCAGCAAACGAACCTGGGGCTGGGCACTCGGCGGCGTGGGCGCCGCCGGGCTCGCGGTCGGCACCATCACGGGCATGATGGTGCTCGGCGAGAAACGACGCGTCGATGACAACTGCGACGCCAGCAAACGCTGCAACCAGACGGGCATCGACGCCGTCGACCGGGGCCGCACCTTCGGCACGGTCTCCGGCGCGAGCTTCATCGTCGGCGGGTTGTGCCTGGCAGGTGGAGCCTACCTTCTGCTCAGTGGTGACGAGCGCTCCCCAGCAACCGCGCTCACCATTTCGCCGGGCTACATCGGCGCCGTGCGAAAGTTCTGA
- a CDS encoding mechanosensitive ion channel has protein sequence MPQVISTPWLQDLMQSTLPQIPRLAIALSMLIGGWLVAYMIHKAIYAGLKRTTVDDKVATLIGFETGGERGARVERAVAAVIYYLLLAFVLVAFFSYLGITAVTAPLLTVLNDVAGAIPNLMKAVVIGLVGFMVATGARKLIVGLLERVGFEARMQKLSGDETEAAPVQEAAEDDEPTEGKKKKKKRQKVHTINPLTHTIGGAAYWFVLVVTAIPVLEALKVGALAAPLSAAFATVATYLPKVAAAAVLLAVGYVLSRMVRALVTGVLGRIGVDKGMERLGFGRVMRDQSLSGILGAIAMAFVLLHFAISAVGRLDIKEISVPLGSMLDRVYVYMPKLLVGAVLMSIGVVVARVTGNVAARLLAAMGFNSLMVHIGLFKHLSDAAKHQEEESKQLVEQRMKGDERADDEGADDLLGAHGGEGIHTPADIAGVVVGAIVVLLFTRQVLGTMELSGLAGLLDRLIAFLPNVLVAAVLLGAGLWAGGWSRVRIGELTKSSSDRLVRSLGPVAHISIVAFSAMMALQQVGVGRQLIAIAFALLLGSVCLALALAFGLGGRDVAGKILQKEYDRRDPR, from the coding sequence ATGCCTCAAGTCATCTCGACCCCGTGGCTGCAAGATCTGATGCAGAGCACACTCCCCCAAATTCCCAGGTTGGCCATCGCGCTGTCGATGCTGATCGGTGGTTGGCTCGTCGCGTACATGATCCACAAGGCGATCTATGCGGGGCTCAAGCGCACCACGGTCGACGACAAGGTCGCGACGCTGATCGGCTTCGAGACCGGCGGAGAACGCGGTGCGCGCGTCGAGCGAGCCGTCGCGGCCGTCATCTATTATTTGCTGCTGGCCTTCGTCCTGGTGGCGTTCTTCAGCTACCTCGGCATCACGGCCGTCACGGCACCACTGCTCACGGTCCTGAATGACGTCGCCGGCGCGATACCCAACCTGATGAAGGCAGTCGTGATCGGCCTGGTCGGCTTCATGGTCGCGACCGGGGCGCGCAAGCTCATCGTGGGGCTACTCGAGCGCGTTGGTTTCGAGGCGCGCATGCAGAAGCTCTCGGGCGACGAGACCGAGGCGGCGCCGGTCCAAGAGGCCGCGGAAGACGACGAGCCGACCGAAGGCAAGAAGAAGAAGAAGAAGCGGCAGAAGGTCCACACGATCAACCCGCTCACTCACACCATTGGCGGCGCAGCCTACTGGTTCGTGCTGGTAGTGACCGCCATCCCCGTGCTCGAGGCCCTGAAGGTTGGCGCGCTGGCCGCACCGCTATCGGCAGCCTTCGCAACGGTCGCGACCTACCTGCCCAAGGTGGCGGCGGCCGCCGTGCTGCTCGCGGTCGGCTACGTGCTCTCGCGCATGGTGCGGGCGCTCGTGACCGGAGTGCTCGGACGCATCGGCGTCGACAAGGGCATGGAGCGCCTCGGCTTCGGTCGGGTGATGCGAGATCAGAGCCTCAGCGGGATCTTGGGCGCAATCGCCATGGCCTTCGTGCTCCTGCATTTTGCCATCAGCGCGGTCGGGCGTCTGGACATCAAGGAGATCAGCGTGCCGCTCGGCTCGATGCTGGACCGGGTCTACGTCTACATGCCGAAACTGCTGGTTGGCGCGGTGCTCATGAGCATTGGGGTGGTGGTCGCTCGTGTGACCGGGAACGTCGCTGCCCGACTGCTGGCCGCCATGGGTTTCAACTCGTTGATGGTGCACATCGGCCTGTTCAAACACCTGTCGGACGCGGCGAAACACCAGGAAGAGGAGTCGAAGCAGCTGGTCGAACAGCGCATGAAGGGCGACGAACGAGCGGACGACGAGGGCGCCGACGATCTGCTCGGCGCACACGGCGGCGAAGGGATCCACACCCCGGCCGACATCGCCGGAGTCGTGGTCGGTGCGATCGTCGTGCTGCTCTTCACTCGACAGGTGCTCGGCACCATGGAGCTCTCGGGGCTCGCCGGGCTTCTGGATCGACTGATCGCGTTCCTGCCGAATGTGCTGGTCGCCGCCGTCCTCTTGGGCGCGGGGCTCTGGGCCGGCGGCTGGTCACGCGTGCGCATCGGGGAGTTGACCAAGAGCTCCTCGGATCGCCTCGTGCGCTCCCTCGGCCCCGTCGCCCACATCTCGATCGTGGCGTTCAGCGCCATGATGGCGCTGCAGCAGGTCGGCGTCGGCCGTCAGCTGATCGCCATCGCGTTCGCGCTCTTGCTCGGCTCGGTCTGTCTGGCACTCGCTTTGGCCTTTGGCCTGGGTGGCCGCGATGTCGCCGGGAAGATCTTGCAGAAGGAGTACGACCGCCGCGACCCGCGCTGA
- the cysN gene encoding sulfate adenylyltransferase subunit CysN codes for MDDHDLIEQNIDEYLRRHQQKELLRFVAVGSVDDGKSTLIGRLLHDTHGVYEDQLSAVKRASKQGSGEIDYSLFTDGLKAEREQGITIDVAYRYFSTHTRKFIIADTPGHVQYTRNMATGASTADLAIILIDARLGVLQQSRRHAFIASLLGIPRLTVCVNKMDLVAFDEATYERIRRELTEFTSRLGFDGVDFIPVSALAGDNVVAPSERAPWYSGPTLLQHLETVEISGRERSQAFRFPVQSVLRPNLDYRGFAGQISAGSVRVGDEIMVLPSRKTSRIRAIDTFDGELQQAAAPMSVALRLSDEVDVSRGDMLVHPAAVPRVARRFHATLVWMSERALDPQRSYLLKHTTQYVRAEIERVAHTIDLETLEPVPATHLELNDIGKATLVCHRPLFVDAYTDSRASGAFVLIDSITNNTVAAGMISRGELPDTGSVPAPALGRLRSSVSQAERREKLGQSGCTVWLTGLPASGKSSIAYALERLLFDHGKLGSVIDPNDDVTGELGPRGASPPHAPLVARRLTDAGLIAIFAFDSPLASDRAHTRAVVGEGRFFEVYVATPLDVCRTRDTHGVYDRAHGTPLFEPPGQADVVVSAEHDDADSIARAIVAALQARGLI; via the coding sequence ATGGATGACCACGACCTGATCGAACAGAACATCGACGAGTACCTGCGCCGACATCAGCAGAAGGAACTGCTGCGCTTCGTCGCGGTCGGCTCGGTGGATGATGGCAAGTCCACGCTGATCGGCCGCCTGCTCCACGACACACACGGTGTCTACGAGGACCAGCTGAGCGCGGTCAAACGCGCTTCGAAGCAGGGCAGCGGAGAGATTGACTATTCACTGTTCACGGACGGGCTGAAGGCCGAGCGCGAACAGGGCATCACCATCGACGTTGCCTACCGATACTTCTCGACGCACACCCGCAAGTTCATCATCGCCGACACGCCGGGTCACGTTCAGTACACCCGCAACATGGCGACCGGTGCGTCCACGGCCGACCTGGCCATCATCTTGATCGACGCGCGACTTGGCGTGCTTCAGCAGTCTCGCCGTCACGCCTTCATCGCGTCGCTGCTCGGCATCCCGCGGCTCACCGTGTGTGTCAACAAGATGGACCTCGTTGCTTTCGACGAGGCCACCTACGAGAGGATCCGGCGGGAGCTCACCGAGTTCACGAGCCGTCTCGGTTTTGACGGGGTGGATTTCATCCCGGTGAGCGCGCTCGCTGGCGACAACGTCGTTGCTCCGAGCGAGCGTGCACCGTGGTACTCGGGCCCGACGCTGCTCCAGCACCTCGAGACCGTGGAGATCTCCGGGCGAGAGCGCAGTCAGGCGTTCCGCTTTCCGGTCCAGAGTGTGCTGCGTCCCAACCTCGATTACCGGGGATTTGCCGGTCAGATCAGCGCCGGCTCGGTCCGGGTGGGCGACGAGATCATGGTGCTGCCGTCGCGGAAGACCTCGCGCATCCGTGCCATCGATACGTTCGACGGCGAGCTTCAGCAAGCCGCAGCGCCGATGAGTGTGGCGCTGCGCTTGAGCGACGAGGTCGATGTCAGCCGTGGCGACATGCTGGTGCATCCAGCGGCTGTGCCGCGTGTAGCACGTCGGTTTCATGCGACCCTCGTGTGGATGAGTGAACGGGCGCTCGACCCGCAGCGCAGTTACCTGCTCAAGCACACGACGCAGTACGTCAGAGCGGAAATCGAGAGGGTCGCCCACACGATCGATCTCGAGACCTTGGAGCCGGTCCCGGCGACACACCTGGAGCTGAACGATATCGGCAAGGCGACGCTCGTCTGCCACCGCCCTCTCTTCGTGGACGCCTACACCGACAGCCGAGCGTCGGGTGCGTTCGTGCTGATCGACTCCATCACCAACAACACCGTCGCCGCCGGCATGATCTCGCGCGGGGAGCTGCCAGACACGGGGTCTGTGCCGGCTCCAGCGCTCGGGCGACTGCGCTCCAGTGTCAGCCAGGCTGAACGCCGGGAAAAATTGGGCCAATCCGGCTGTACGGTCTGGCTGACCGGGCTCCCGGCCTCGGGCAAGAGCAGCATCGCTTACGCGCTGGAGCGTCTGCTGTTCGATCACGGCAAGCTCGGTAGCGTGATCGATCCCAACGACGACGTCACGGGTGAGCTCGGCCCGCGGGGCGCCAGCCCGCCGCATGCGCCGCTGGTGGCCCGCCGCCTGACCGATGCCGGTCTAATTGCGATCTTTGCGTTCGATTCTCCGCTCGCGTCGGACCGGGCGCACACCCGCGCGGTGGTGGGTGAGGGCCGCTTCTTCGAGGTTTACGTGGCCACGCCCCTCGACGTGTGTCGCACGCGGGACACCCACGGCGTCTACGATCGCGCCCACGGCACGCCGCTGTTCGAGCCGCCCGGGCAGGCAGACGTCGTCGTCTCGGCGGAGCACGACGACGCTGACAGCATCGCGAGGGCAATCGTCGCGGCGCTGCAGGCTCGCGGCTTGATCTGA
- a CDS encoding leucyl/phenylalanyl-tRNA--protein transferase, translating to MFIAPDGPLYFPNPALADDDGLVAVGGDLSVERLLLAYDSGIFPWYDEGLPPLWWAPNPRAVFDVERLHVSRSMRRALRTLPYQLTWNRAFEEVMRGCAEREEGTWILPEMIAAYSELHRLGHAHSIEVWQGPELVGGLYGVQRGALFAAESMFHRATNASKVALIACVRGVCSRGVRVFDTQLLTPHLESLGATAIPRPEYLERIARARHLPVDLVGLDPAVFLLKTQS from the coding sequence CTGTTCATTGCCCCAGACGGTCCGCTCTATTTTCCCAATCCCGCACTGGCCGACGATGACGGTCTGGTGGCGGTGGGAGGTGACCTCTCGGTCGAGCGGCTGCTGCTCGCGTACGACAGCGGCATCTTTCCCTGGTACGACGAGGGGCTGCCGCCGCTCTGGTGGGCGCCCAACCCGCGTGCGGTGTTCGACGTGGAGCGGCTGCACGTCTCGCGCAGCATGCGCCGAGCTCTTCGGACTCTTCCCTACCAGCTGACCTGGAATCGCGCCTTCGAAGAGGTGATGCGCGGGTGCGCCGAGCGGGAAGAAGGCACGTGGATCTTGCCCGAGATGATCGCCGCGTACAGCGAGCTTCACCGGCTCGGGCACGCACACAGCATCGAGGTCTGGCAGGGCCCGGAGCTGGTCGGTGGCCTGTACGGTGTGCAACGCGGAGCGCTGTTCGCCGCCGAGAGTATGTTTCACCGCGCCACGAATGCATCGAAGGTCGCGCTGATTGCCTGCGTCCGGGGGGTGTGCTCCCGCGGGGTCCGGGTGTTCGACACGCAGCTACTCACCCCCCACCTCGAGTCCTTGGGAGCGACGGCCATCCCACGGCCCGAGTACCTGGAGCGGATCGCCCGGGCCCGGCACCTTCCGGTGGACCTCGTCGGCCTCGATCCAGCGGTATTTCTGCTGAAAACCCAATCTTGA
- a CDS encoding AarF/ABC1/UbiB kinase family protein codes for MARLFSLWLRFLHILWVCALALVGYAGRRVISGRLDAVRVERLRGEAVAHLLQRLGATFIKFGQILSTRPDLLGPGIIEPLAKLQDSVAPAPFSAVQRVLEQELDEAQAKLIETIDREPVAAASVAQVHRARLRSGQSVALKVQRPDAQAQIERDLSILGFWARLFNRIESLRMLSLPGSVERFGQALHAQLDFRQEAANNRRFAKNFADVPNVGVPTLYAELCTRRVLCMEFIEGVKATEPEKVGGDRTKLARLGGEAVLKMIFNDGFVHADLHPGNIILTPDDGVVLIDLGLVSEIPADLLRPWVETFLALSQQNGAECARLFYVNAPTVGSGDYASFERDVVANIATLSEKKLGEVEISRAVSGMMNILRRHRVQIDPSFTVVNIALLVAEGLGKQLDPSIDLVPLAIPYLSQAMLTAPPGRAPLRELPEDRAA; via the coding sequence GTGGCTCGACTCTTCTCACTGTGGCTGCGCTTTCTCCACATTCTCTGGGTCTGCGCGCTCGCGCTCGTCGGTTACGCCGGACGCCGCGTCATCAGCGGGCGCCTCGACGCTGTGCGCGTGGAGCGACTACGGGGGGAAGCCGTCGCGCACCTCCTGCAACGTCTCGGCGCCACGTTCATCAAATTCGGACAAATCCTGAGCACCCGCCCGGATCTGCTCGGACCTGGCATCATCGAGCCCCTGGCGAAGCTGCAAGACAGCGTGGCTCCGGCCCCGTTCTCGGCCGTCCAGCGCGTGCTCGAGCAGGAGCTCGACGAAGCCCAGGCGAAGCTGATCGAGACCATCGACCGCGAGCCGGTTGCGGCCGCCAGCGTTGCGCAGGTTCACCGGGCTCGCCTGCGGAGTGGCCAGTCCGTCGCGCTCAAGGTCCAACGGCCCGACGCTCAGGCCCAGATCGAACGCGACCTGAGCATCCTCGGGTTCTGGGCCAGGCTGTTCAATCGCATCGAGTCCCTGCGCATGCTGTCGCTACCCGGCTCGGTGGAGCGGTTTGGTCAGGCACTGCACGCCCAGCTGGACTTCCGCCAGGAGGCCGCCAACAACCGCCGCTTCGCCAAGAACTTCGCGGACGTTCCCAACGTTGGTGTGCCGACTCTGTACGCCGAGCTGTGCACGCGGCGGGTGCTCTGCATGGAGTTCATCGAGGGAGTGAAGGCCACCGAGCCAGAGAAGGTGGGCGGAGATCGCACGAAGCTCGCGCGCCTCGGTGGCGAAGCGGTGCTCAAGATGATCTTCAACGACGGCTTCGTGCACGCGGACCTGCACCCGGGCAACATCATCTTGACCCCCGACGACGGTGTCGTTTTGATCGATCTGGGTCTGGTCAGCGAGATCCCGGCAGATCTGCTGCGGCCCTGGGTCGAGACCTTCCTGGCGCTGTCGCAGCAGAACGGCGCCGAGTGTGCGCGCCTGTTCTACGTCAACGCACCGACCGTCGGCAGCGGCGACTACGCCAGCTTCGAGCGGGACGTCGTCGCCAACATCGCGACCTTGAGCGAGAAGAAGCTCGGTGAAGTGGAGATCAGCCGCGCGGTGAGCGGCATGATGAACATCTTGCGGCGGCACCGGGTGCAGATCGATCCGTCGTTCACGGTGGTCAACATCGCACTCTTGGTGGCGGAGGGGCTGGGCAAACAGCTCGACCCTTCCATCGATCTGGTCCCGCTGGCGATCCCCTACCTGTCCCAGGCGATGCTCACGGCGCCGCCGGGGCGAGCGCCACTCCGCGAGCTCCCGGAGGATCGCGCGGCCTGA